In one window of Halomarina pelagica DNA:
- a CDS encoding tyrosine-type recombinase/integrase produces the protein MEPDEGDATPRKTPVETAIQQYLDSVEAGNSRKNFASTLATWRTWLREERGVTDLEDLDVLDCRRYARHLKKQARDGDLKASTATTYYAYVRAFLTFCVADELLDTNPAKAKRATDELPEDLGDADRQFWREKERRAIMRYVDERVDHALDEEADMSRERAFRDRAIVYLLGLSGVRGAEVFAEPSDDKRNGITWGDVQLDSGAVRVLGKSREYEYAQLPERAATALERYRTVLDPPTDEWPVFPSGHIPSKYRAVREQLTREGVSDDEIETILERSDIETVLREHEIIPPALSTNGARNLMKRLCDDADLDVDGDYLKPHGARRGLGHELYASGHAELAQSALRHASIETTHESYSDIQAAETAKQVDDLLKD, from the coding sequence ATGGAACCCGACGAGGGCGACGCTACACCCAGGAAAACACCAGTCGAGACGGCCATCCAGCAGTACCTCGACAGCGTCGAAGCCGGGAACTCCCGGAAGAACTTCGCGTCGACCCTCGCGACGTGGCGAACCTGGCTGCGCGAGGAGCGCGGTGTGACGGACCTCGAGGACCTGGACGTCCTCGACTGCCGCCGATACGCGCGTCATCTCAAAAAGCAGGCCCGCGACGGCGATTTGAAAGCGAGTACCGCGACCACCTACTACGCGTACGTCCGCGCGTTCCTCACGTTCTGCGTGGCCGACGAGCTCCTCGATACGAATCCGGCCAAAGCGAAGCGTGCCACCGACGAGCTCCCCGAGGATCTCGGTGACGCCGACCGGCAGTTCTGGCGGGAAAAGGAGCGGCGGGCGATCATGCGCTACGTCGACGAACGTGTCGATCACGCCCTTGACGAGGAAGCGGACATGAGTCGTGAGCGGGCCTTTCGCGACCGAGCAATCGTCTATCTCCTGGGACTCTCGGGCGTTCGCGGCGCGGAGGTGTTCGCTGAACCCTCGGACGACAAGCGCAACGGCATCACCTGGGGAGACGTCCAACTCGACTCCGGTGCCGTCCGCGTCCTCGGGAAGTCACGAGAGTACGAGTACGCACAGCTTCCCGAGCGGGCCGCCACGGCATTAGAGCGGTACAGGACGGTCCTCGATCCACCGACCGACGAGTGGCCGGTCTTTCCCAGCGGCCACATCCCATCGAAATATCGCGCCGTTCGCGAGCAGCTGACCCGCGAGGGAGTTTCGGACGACGAGATCGAGACCATTCTCGAGCGCAGCGATATCGAGACGGTGCTCCGAGAACATGAGATCATCCCACCAGCGCTCTCGACGAACGGTGCTCGCAACCTGATGAAGCGGCTGTGTGATGACGCTGACCTCGACGTCGACGGTGACTACCTGAAGCCACACGGTGCCCGTCGAGGGCTTGGTCACGAGCTCTACGCGAGCGGCCACGCCGAACTTGCCCAATCAGCACTCCGACACGCGAGCATCGAGACAACCCACGAATCGTACTCCGATATCCAAGCAGCAGAGACCGCGAAGCAAGTCGACGATCTCCTCAAGGACTGA
- a CDS encoding ArsR family transcriptional regulator, with amino-acid sequence MSDTAPEGFEDPFAEQQRMRELLSQETRHLILQLVLGHPAHLASLAELDYMIPKNEAAILDQLETLKEAGILDVYVHEPNVSTRDLPSKFWGPTERGVEILYEHNFLRGVPIARAVYEETKKSERVQRHEDAPRPTLPEAVREALEFDEPNVEAAEAS; translated from the coding sequence ATGAGCGACACGGCCCCGGAAGGGTTCGAGGATCCCTTCGCAGAGCAGCAGCGGATGCGTGAGCTGCTCTCCCAGGAGACGCGCCATCTCATCTTGCAGTTGGTTCTCGGTCATCCAGCACACCTCGCGTCGTTGGCCGAGCTCGACTACATGATTCCGAAGAACGAGGCAGCCATCCTCGACCAGCTCGAGACACTCAAAGAGGCAGGAATCCTCGACGTCTACGTGCACGAACCCAACGTGTCGACGCGAGACCTCCCGTCAAAGTTCTGGGGACCGACCGAGCGCGGGGTTGAGATCCTCTACGAGCATAATTTCCTGCGGGGCGTCCCGATTGCCCGCGCTGTCTACGAGGAGACGAAAAAATCCGAGCGGGTGCAGCGCCACGAGGACGCACCGCGACCGACGCTTCCCGAAGCCGTTAGAGAGGCCCTCGAATTCGACGAACCGAATGTGGAAGCGGCTGAGGCTTCCTAG